In Bradyrhizobium guangxiense, the following are encoded in one genomic region:
- a CDS encoding ABC transporter permease, translating to MALAAHLARQIVNAAALLLAVLVLNFCLIHLAPGDPVQVIAGEMGGASADVIAALRAKYGLDHSLTEQLAIYLRNVAAGDFGYSYYFNEPVLGLILMRLPATLYLALCALVSALAIGTLLGVVSARRPNGMFSHAVTVFSLAGYAAPIFWTGLMLLLLFGSVWPILPVVGMADVVHPKRGFAYVLDVAQHLVLPSLTLALVFIAQYSRLARVNMIDALSADYVRTARAKGLPEWIVIGKHALRNTLIPIVTVAGHQFGNLFAGAVLVETVFSWPGMGRLVFDSILRRDYPTLMAVLFFSALMVMTANILTDIVYRLIDPRIRTARR from the coding sequence ATGGCACTAGCCGCCCATCTGGCGAGGCAGATCGTCAACGCCGCAGCGCTTCTGCTTGCGGTGCTGGTCCTGAACTTCTGCCTGATCCATCTTGCGCCCGGCGATCCCGTGCAGGTGATCGCCGGGGAGATGGGGGGCGCGTCGGCTGACGTCATCGCGGCGCTGCGTGCCAAATATGGACTCGACCACAGTCTGACCGAGCAGCTTGCCATCTATCTGCGCAACGTCGCAGCCGGCGACTTCGGCTACTCCTACTATTTCAACGAACCGGTGCTCGGGCTGATCCTCATGCGCCTGCCGGCGACGCTCTATCTCGCGCTATGCGCGCTGGTGAGTGCGCTCGCGATCGGCACCTTGCTCGGTGTCGTCAGCGCGCGGCGGCCGAATGGGATGTTCAGCCACGCCGTCACCGTGTTCTCGCTCGCAGGCTATGCGGCGCCGATCTTCTGGACCGGCCTCATGCTGCTGCTCCTGTTCGGCTCTGTGTGGCCGATCCTGCCCGTGGTCGGGATGGCCGATGTCGTGCACCCGAAGCGGGGCTTTGCCTATGTGCTCGATGTGGCGCAGCATCTGGTGCTGCCGTCGCTGACGCTGGCGCTGGTCTTCATCGCGCAGTATAGCCGGCTCGCGCGTGTCAACATGATCGACGCGCTGTCGGCCGACTACGTGCGGACTGCGCGCGCCAAGGGGCTTCCGGAATGGATCGTGATCGGCAAGCATGCGCTGCGTAACACCCTGATCCCGATCGTTACCGTCGCAGGGCATCAATTCGGCAACCTGTTTGCGGGCGCGGTGCTGGTCGAGACCGTGTTCAGCTGGCCGGGCATGGGACGGCTGGTGTTCGATTCGATCCTGCGTCGCGACTATCCGACCCTGATGGCCGTGCTGTTCTTTTCCGCGCTGATGGTGATGACCGCAAACATCCTGACCGACATCGTCTACCGCTTGATCGATCCGCGCATTCGGACGGCGCGGCGATGA
- a CDS encoding ABC transporter ATP-binding protein, with protein MSALLEVDNLNVSMRNEAGRLVPVIENLSFTVAPAKTLALVGESGCGKSMTALALMRLLPEDFVITSGRILLEGRDILSLSAREIRGLRGNGMSMIFQEPMTALNPLFTVGDQIGEVLRWHRNHGASAVREQVIALLRAVQIPAPEQRVDAYPHQLSGGMRQRVMIAMALAGRPKLLIADEPTTALDVTVQAQIFDLLAQLQQETGTAILLITHDLGAVAELADDVLVLYAGRCIEAATSAGIVARPLHPYTRGLLNCVPHLKLGQAPEPWFDLGEIPGMVPPLGARGADCAFLARCAQAAEICRARAQPALETIEAGHAVSCWRKAEIAA; from the coding sequence ATGAGTGCGCTACTCGAGGTCGACAATCTCAATGTCAGCATGCGCAATGAGGCCGGCCGCCTGGTGCCTGTCATCGAGAATTTGTCGTTCACGGTCGCGCCGGCAAAGACGCTGGCGCTGGTGGGCGAGTCCGGCTGCGGCAAAAGCATGACCGCGCTTGCCCTGATGCGGCTGCTGCCGGAGGACTTCGTCATCACCTCCGGCCGTATCCTGCTGGAGGGCAGGGATATCCTGTCCTTGTCCGCGAGGGAGATCCGCGGCCTGCGCGGCAACGGCATGTCGATGATCTTCCAGGAGCCGATGACGGCGCTCAACCCGCTGTTCACGGTCGGCGACCAGATCGGCGAGGTGCTGCGCTGGCATCGAAACCACGGCGCTTCCGCGGTCCGGGAGCAGGTCATCGCACTGTTGCGCGCGGTGCAGATTCCAGCGCCGGAACAGCGCGTCGATGCCTACCCGCATCAGCTCTCGGGAGGGATGCGCCAGCGCGTGATGATCGCAATGGCGCTTGCGGGCCGTCCGAAGCTCCTGATCGCAGACGAGCCGACCACGGCGCTCGACGTCACCGTGCAGGCGCAGATCTTCGATCTCCTGGCGCAGCTCCAGCAGGAGACCGGAACGGCGATCCTGCTCATCACCCACGATCTCGGCGCGGTGGCGGAGCTCGCCGATGATGTTCTCGTGCTCTATGCCGGCCGCTGCATCGAGGCCGCGACGTCAGCGGGCATCGTGGCGCGGCCGCTTCATCCCTATACGCGAGGACTTCTGAACTGCGTGCCGCATCTGAAGCTCGGACAGGCGCCGGAGCCGTGGTTCGATCTCGGCGAAATCCCGGGCATGGTGCCGCCGCTGGGCGCGCGCGGTGCGGATTGCGCGTTCCTGGCGCGGTGTGCGCAGGCCGCCGAGATCTGCCGCGCGCGCGCACAGCCCGCACTTGAAACGATCGAAGCCGGTCATGCCGTCTCGTGTTGGCGCAAGGCGGAGATCGCGGCATGA
- a CDS encoding ABC transporter ATP-binding protein, with the protein MTPLHAVRPEGAPDYLLDVNDLVVHFPAGRKGGKRSFVHAVDGISFRVRRGTTFGIVGESGSGKSTTAQAVMRLVPVTSGQGVFGDRDIAELTGKSLRDVRRHLQIVFQDPFSALNPRRRAGEQIREPLDLLGIGTRSERDERVRKLLAEVGLPPQAADLFPHQFSGGQRQRLCIARALAPEPDLIVCDEAVSALDVAIQAQILNLLKRLQRERGLTYIFISHDLGVIQQFCDEVAVMYLGKIVEQAPAADIFTAPRHPYTWSLIAAAAPPGAMRDELKRRYLVKGDPPSPVDPPPGCRFAQRCPSALDVCRQRLPALDAIAPQHYVSCHRNAELEPAVFQGIR; encoded by the coding sequence ATGACGCCCCTGCATGCGGTTCGCCCCGAGGGGGCGCCGGACTATCTGCTCGATGTCAACGATCTCGTCGTGCACTTCCCGGCCGGTCGCAAGGGCGGCAAGCGGTCCTTCGTGCATGCCGTCGACGGCATCAGTTTCCGCGTCCGCCGCGGCACGACGTTCGGCATCGTCGGGGAAAGCGGTTCCGGCAAATCGACAACCGCGCAAGCGGTGATGCGGCTGGTCCCGGTGACGTCGGGGCAGGGCGTGTTTGGCGACAGGGATATTGCCGAGCTGACGGGCAAGTCGCTGCGCGACGTCAGGCGTCACCTGCAGATCGTGTTCCAAGACCCGTTCTCGGCCCTCAATCCGCGCCGGCGTGCCGGCGAGCAGATCCGGGAGCCGCTCGATCTGCTCGGGATCGGCACGCGCAGCGAGCGTGACGAGCGGGTGCGGAAACTACTGGCCGAGGTTGGATTGCCGCCGCAGGCCGCCGATCTGTTTCCGCATCAATTCTCTGGCGGCCAGCGCCAGCGGCTCTGTATCGCGCGCGCTCTCGCGCCCGAGCCCGACCTGATCGTCTGCGACGAGGCGGTGTCCGCGCTCGACGTCGCGATCCAGGCGCAGATTCTCAATCTCCTGAAGCGGCTGCAGCGCGAACGCGGCTTGACCTACATCTTCATCTCGCACGATCTCGGCGTGATCCAGCAATTCTGCGATGAGGTCGCGGTCATGTATCTCGGCAAGATCGTCGAGCAGGCCCCGGCGGCAGATATCTTCACCGCGCCGCGTCATCCCTATACGTGGTCGCTGATCGCGGCCGCGGCGCCGCCCGGTGCCATGCGCGACGAATTGAAACGCCGCTACCTGGTGAAGGGTGACCCGCCGAGCCCGGTGGATCCGCCTCCAGGCTGCCGCTTTGCGCAACGGTGTCCGTCGGCTCTCGATGTGTGCCGGCAGCGCCTGCCGGCGCTGGACGCAATTGCGCCGCAGCACTATGTCAGCTGCCATCGGAATGCTGAGTTGGAGCCGGCGGTTTTTCAGGGAATTCGCTGA
- a CDS encoding ABC transporter substrate-binding protein, giving the protein MLIRRTFVLGALGLVAAAVASPSVHAQSGSNSTLVIATTQVPRHFNGAVQSGMATALPTAQIFASPLRYDESWKPQPYLAQSWEVAPDGLSVTLHLVKDAVFHDGHPVTSEDVAFSIMAIKANHPFQTMLAAVDKVEAPDPATAVIRLTHPAPSLLLAMSPALMPILPKHIYGDGQDLKTHPANLKPIGSGPFKLIEYKQGEYYTLEKFDKFFLAGRPKLDRIVVRLVSDQNAALVSMERGDVQALPFVAGVRDIDRLQKAPNVTVTDKGFAGVGPLNWLAFNTKKKPLDDLRVRQAIAYAANRDFIVSKLMGGKAAPSLGPIAPDSPLAEAGVEPFKVDYAKSAALLDAAGYPKGADGSRFALTIDYIPGGDEQQRNVAEYLRSQLKRVGINLEVRAAPDFPTWAQRVSNYDFDLTMDTVYNWGDPVIGVNRTYLSSNIRKGIIWSNTQQYSNPKVDELLQAAAVETSPEKRKALYSEFQKIVVQDVPIYFINVTPYYNAFSKGLGGLPTSIWGMMAPLDEMYWATPPKT; this is encoded by the coding sequence ATGTTGATCAGACGGACTTTTGTGCTGGGAGCCCTTGGTCTTGTTGCGGCCGCCGTCGCATCGCCTTCTGTGCATGCGCAATCGGGAAGCAATAGCACGCTCGTCATCGCCACCACCCAGGTGCCGCGTCACTTCAACGGCGCGGTCCAGTCGGGCATGGCGACCGCGCTGCCGACGGCCCAGATCTTCGCAAGCCCGCTCCGCTATGACGAGAGCTGGAAGCCGCAACCCTATCTCGCGCAATCCTGGGAGGTCGCGCCGGATGGACTCTCGGTGACCCTGCACCTCGTCAAGGATGCGGTGTTCCACGACGGTCACCCCGTGACCTCCGAGGACGTCGCGTTTTCGATCATGGCGATCAAGGCCAACCATCCGTTCCAGACCATGTTGGCGGCAGTCGACAAGGTCGAGGCGCCCGATCCGGCAACGGCGGTTATCCGCTTGACGCATCCCGCTCCGTCGCTGCTGCTGGCGATGTCGCCGGCGCTGATGCCGATTCTGCCCAAGCATATCTATGGCGACGGCCAGGATCTGAAGACGCACCCGGCCAATCTGAAGCCGATCGGCTCCGGTCCGTTCAAGCTGATCGAATACAAGCAGGGCGAGTATTATACGCTGGAGAAGTTCGACAAGTTCTTCCTCGCCGGCCGGCCCAAGCTCGACAGGATCGTCGTCCGACTGGTGTCGGATCAGAACGCCGCGCTGGTCTCGATGGAACGCGGCGATGTCCAGGCGCTGCCATTCGTTGCCGGTGTGCGCGACATCGACCGGCTGCAGAAGGCGCCGAACGTCACCGTCACCGACAAGGGCTTTGCCGGTGTCGGCCCGCTCAATTGGCTCGCCTTCAACACCAAAAAGAAACCGCTCGACGATCTTCGGGTGCGCCAGGCCATCGCCTATGCCGCCAATCGCGACTTCATCGTCAGCAAGCTGATGGGCGGCAAGGCCGCGCCGTCGCTCGGGCCGATCGCGCCCGATTCGCCGCTCGCGGAAGCTGGTGTCGAGCCGTTCAAGGTCGACTATGCCAAGTCGGCGGCGCTGCTGGACGCTGCAGGATATCCGAAGGGTGCCGACGGCTCGCGCTTTGCGCTCACCATCGACTACATCCCCGGCGGGGACGAGCAGCAGCGCAACGTCGCCGAATATCTCCGCTCGCAGTTGAAGCGCGTCGGCATCAACCTGGAGGTCCGGGCGGCGCCCGACTTTCCGACCTGGGCCCAGCGCGTCTCGAACTATGATTTCGATCTGACCATGGATACCGTCTACAATTGGGGCGATCCCGTCATCGGCGTGAACCGGACCTATCTCTCATCCAATATCCGCAAGGGCATCATCTGGTCGAACACCCAGCAATACAGCAATCCGAAGGTCGACGAACTGCTGCAGGCCGCCGCGGTCGAGACTTCGCCGGAGAAGCGCAAGGCGCTCTATTCCGAATTCCAGAAGATCGTCGTGCAGGACGTGCCGATCTATTTCATCAACGTGACCCCGTACTACAATGCCTTCAGCAAAGGGCTCGGCGGGCTTCCGACTTCGATCTGGGGCATGATGGCGCCGCTCGACGAAATGTACTGGGCGACGCCGCCCAAGACCTGA
- a CDS encoding amidohydrolase: MSPDTVVYSARKIVTMNPSRPVATHVAVCDGRVVAVGSEAEIAQFAPGGMIDDRFCDKVLLPGFVEGHSHIMEGMMWSLPYVGAFDRRSPEGKVVSGVRDVDAIVARLREAESKMADPKAPLFAWGFDPLHIGSYMLTRQDLDRVSTTRPVMVIHASFHISNVNTLVLERAELLRATDISGVVAGTDGLASGELQGIAARFRVFRVLGNPLSSGITLDDVTRYAASACVQGVTTITDLHNDLTDPTIELYATATRSPDFGVRLVPALASVSHTPEQAIAKIAALREGGNDKLHYGIVKLVVDGSIQGFTARLRWPGYHNGAANGLWYIAPEELPRLVDLYHRAGIQLHIHTNGDEATELALDAVEKALVATPRPDHRHTLQHCQMADAAQFRRMKALGVCVNLFANHVFYWGDAHYALTMGPERAGQLDATGTALRVGVPFSIHSDAPVTPLSPLFTAWCAVNRVSSSGRRLGHETEALSVEQALAAITIGAAYTLKLDDLVGSIECGKYADFAVLEDDPLAIAPEALKDVPVWGTVVGGQVRKAPRA, from the coding sequence GTGAGTCCGGATACCGTCGTCTATTCAGCCCGCAAGATCGTGACCATGAACCCGTCGCGTCCCGTGGCGACGCATGTGGCCGTCTGCGATGGGCGCGTCGTCGCGGTGGGCAGCGAAGCCGAGATTGCGCAATTTGCGCCGGGTGGAATGATCGACGATCGCTTTTGTGACAAGGTGCTGCTGCCCGGCTTCGTTGAAGGCCACAGCCACATCATGGAGGGGATGATGTGGTCGCTGCCTTATGTCGGCGCCTTCGACCGCCGCTCGCCCGAAGGAAAAGTCGTTTCGGGCGTCCGCGACGTGGATGCGATCGTCGCGCGGCTGCGCGAGGCGGAGTCGAAAATGGCCGATCCCAAGGCGCCGTTGTTCGCCTGGGGCTTCGATCCACTTCACATCGGCAGCTATATGCTGACCCGGCAGGATCTCGATCGCGTGTCGACCACGCGCCCGGTCATGGTGATCCATGCGAGCTTCCACATCAGCAACGTCAACACGCTCGTGCTCGAGCGCGCCGAGCTGCTTCGCGCGACCGATATTTCCGGCGTCGTCGCTGGCACCGACGGACTGGCGAGCGGCGAATTGCAGGGCATTGCGGCGCGCTTTCGCGTGTTCCGCGTGCTCGGCAACCCGCTCTCCTCTGGAATTACGCTTGACGACGTGACGCGCTACGCGGCGTCCGCCTGCGTGCAGGGCGTGACCACGATCACCGATCTGCACAACGATTTGACTGATCCCACCATCGAGCTCTATGCGACGGCGACGCGCTCACCCGATTTCGGCGTGCGGCTGGTGCCGGCGCTCGCATCGGTTTCGCACACGCCGGAGCAGGCGATCGCGAAGATCGCAGCGCTCCGCGAAGGCGGCAACGACAAGCTCCACTATGGCATCGTCAAGCTGGTCGTCGACGGCTCGATCCAGGGCTTCACGGCGCGATTGCGCTGGCCCGGTTATCACAATGGTGCGGCGAACGGCCTCTGGTACATCGCGCCGGAGGAACTGCCCCGGCTGGTCGATCTCTATCACAGGGCCGGCATTCAGCTTCACATCCACACCAATGGCGACGAGGCCACCGAACTCGCGCTCGATGCGGTCGAGAAGGCGCTGGTCGCGACGCCGCGGCCGGATCATCGCCATACGCTGCAGCACTGCCAGATGGCCGATGCTGCCCAGTTTCGGCGCATGAAGGCGCTGGGCGTCTGCGTCAACCTGTTCGCCAACCATGTGTTCTACTGGGGGGACGCCCACTATGCGCTGACGATGGGACCGGAGCGAGCCGGGCAGCTCGACGCGACCGGCACTGCGTTGCGGGTCGGCGTGCCGTTCTCGATCCATTCCGATGCGCCGGTGACACCGCTGTCGCCGCTGTTCACCGCCTGGTGCGCGGTCAACCGCGTCTCGTCCTCCGGCCGCAGGCTCGGCCACGAGACCGAAGCCTTGAGCGTCGAGCAGGCGCTCGCCGCGATCACGATCGGTGCCGCCTATACGCTCAAGCTCGACGATCTGGTCGGCAGCATCGAGTGCGGCAAATACGCCGATTTCGCCGTGCTCGAGGACGACCCGCTCGCCATCGCGCCGGAGGCGCTGAAGGACGTTCCGGTCTGGGGCACCGTCGTCGGCGGCCAAGTCAGGAAGGCGCCGCGCGCATGA
- a CDS encoding CobW family GTP-binding protein, which yields MTQSAPIPLTVIGGVLGAGKTTLLNRLLASGRTRCAVLVNDFGEVNIDAALIKSHDGTTMSLANGCVCCSIGSGFLDTLGRLLDETGRFDRIVIEASGVGDPWRIAEIALVEPALRLDGVVVLADASRIATLVDDRQVGETVRNQFARCDVALLSKRDLVTDTQLEAARAAIHLVRPDVRIELVSPDAVPDLAMFGCRPAARFRADPVGEGIDHEAEFRRWTYRRNGSFDRNRLAAAVGALPPQLLRLKGPCRIDGEVQPQILQMVSRSWTLLPPDVSNEQITDAITLVGVGTADLPADGELDAILDGALVAPLAA from the coding sequence ATGACGCAGTCAGCGCCCATCCCCCTGACGGTGATCGGCGGGGTTCTCGGCGCCGGCAAGACGACACTGCTCAATCGTCTTCTGGCCAGCGGGCGCACGCGTTGCGCGGTGCTCGTGAACGATTTCGGCGAGGTCAACATCGACGCCGCGTTGATCAAAAGTCACGACGGCACCACCATGTCGCTCGCCAACGGCTGCGTCTGCTGCAGCATCGGGTCGGGATTTCTCGACACGCTAGGCCGGCTGCTTGACGAGACCGGACGGTTCGACCGCATCGTGATCGAGGCCTCTGGCGTCGGTGACCCCTGGCGCATTGCCGAGATCGCGCTGGTCGAGCCGGCGCTCCGGCTCGATGGCGTCGTCGTTCTGGCGGATGCCAGCCGGATCGCAACGCTGGTCGATGACCGGCAGGTCGGCGAGACCGTCCGCAATCAATTCGCGCGATGCGACGTTGCGTTGCTCAGCAAGCGGGATCTGGTGACCGATACGCAGCTCGAGGCCGCGCGTGCGGCGATTCATCTGGTTCGGCCGGATGTTCGGATCGAGTTGGTGTCGCCGGACGCCGTTCCCGACCTCGCGATGTTCGGGTGCCGGCCTGCCGCGCGCTTCCGCGCCGATCCCGTCGGTGAGGGGATCGATCATGAGGCCGAGTTCCGGCGCTGGACCTATCGTCGCAACGGCAGCTTCGACCGCAATCGCCTCGCCGCGGCGGTGGGGGCGTTGCCGCCGCAATTGCTGCGGCTGAAGGGCCCGTGCCGGATCGACGGCGAGGTGCAGCCGCAAATCCTTCAAATGGTGTCGCGGAGCTGGACGTTGCTGCCGCCGGACGTAAGCAATGAGCAGATCACGGACGCGATCACCCTGGTTGGCGTCGGCACCGCCGATCTGCCGGCGGACGGCGAGCTGGATGCCATCCTGGACGGCGCGCTGGTCGCGCCCCTTGCGGCATGA
- a CDS encoding PLP-dependent aminotransferase family protein produces MGKFAPLLRSEAAGEAAPLNDFLFWGSLFQGLDRRGSFLQLQIRQMIVTAIEDGRLPLGVRMPSSRDLAALLKVSRNTIVIAYEQLVDQTFLVSRERSGYFVAGLPKQIGEARQPATEVYSRRWTERFALQPSAFRNIVKPLDWQTYPYPFIFGQFDPSLFPTNDWRESARAALSVPEINNWARDMIDGDDPALIEQLQRQVLPRRGIRARPDEIMITIGAQHALYLIAKLFVRPSTEVGMEDPGYPDARNIFGMMTSHVTPLRVDGEGLVPDDAFARCALAYVTASHQCPTAAAMSRERREEILKVAKERDIVLIEDDYESELIPEVSALPPLMSLDRNQSVLYVGSLSKALAPGLRLGYVVAPAPVIRELRALRRLMLRHPPLNNQRVAALFIGLGHYRSHLQQVGRVLLERARLLDELLPQALPMCRWSRGPGSTSYWITCPGGTDTTKLAEAARAEGVVIEPGDVFAMNPDATRHCFRLGFSSIRTDRIAAGIAKLGEVLARNG; encoded by the coding sequence ATGGGAAAATTTGCTCCACTGCTCCGATCCGAAGCCGCGGGAGAGGCCGCTCCGCTGAACGACTTCCTGTTCTGGGGCTCGTTGTTCCAGGGGCTGGACCGGCGCGGAAGCTTCCTGCAATTGCAGATCCGCCAGATGATCGTGACCGCGATCGAGGACGGGCGGCTGCCGCTCGGCGTGCGCATGCCGTCCAGCCGCGATCTCGCAGCGCTGTTGAAGGTCTCGCGGAATACGATCGTGATCGCCTATGAGCAGCTCGTCGACCAGACCTTCCTGGTCTCGCGCGAGCGCAGCGGCTATTTCGTCGCCGGCCTGCCCAAGCAGATCGGAGAAGCGAGGCAGCCGGCCACGGAGGTCTACAGCCGCCGCTGGACCGAACGTTTCGCGCTGCAGCCCTCCGCCTTTCGCAACATCGTCAAGCCCCTCGACTGGCAAACCTATCCCTACCCCTTCATCTTCGGCCAGTTCGATCCCAGCCTGTTTCCGACCAACGACTGGCGCGAAAGCGCGCGCGCCGCGCTGAGCGTGCCCGAGATCAACAACTGGGCGCGCGACATGATCGACGGCGATGATCCCGCGCTGATCGAGCAATTGCAGCGGCAGGTGCTGCCACGCCGGGGCATCCGCGCCCGGCCCGACGAGATCATGATCACGATCGGCGCGCAGCATGCCCTTTATCTGATCGCCAAGCTGTTCGTGCGGCCGTCGACGGAAGTCGGCATGGAAGATCCGGGCTATCCGGACGCGCGCAACATCTTCGGCATGATGACCTCGCATGTGACGCCGCTGCGCGTCGATGGCGAAGGCCTCGTCCCCGACGACGCCTTCGCGCGCTGCGCGCTCGCCTATGTCACGGCGAGCCATCAGTGCCCCACCGCGGCGGCGATGTCGCGCGAACGCCGCGAGGAGATCCTGAAGGTGGCGAAGGAGCGCGACATCGTCCTGATCGAGGATGACTACGAGAGCGAGCTGATCCCGGAGGTCAGCGCGCTGCCGCCGCTGATGAGCCTCGATCGCAATCAGAGCGTGCTCTATGTCGGCAGCCTGTCCAAGGCGTTGGCACCCGGCCTGCGGCTCGGCTACGTCGTCGCGCCAGCCCCGGTCATCCGCGAGCTGCGTGCCCTGCGCCGCCTGATGTTGCGCCATCCGCCGCTGAACAATCAGCGCGTCGCGGCACTCTTCATCGGCCTCGGTCACTACCGCTCCCACCTGCAGCAGGTCGGCCGCGTGCTGCTGGAGCGCGCCAGGCTGCTCGACGAGCTGCTGCCGCAGGCACTTCCTATGTGCCGTTGGTCGCGTGGACCGGGCAGCACCAGCTACTGGATCACCTGTCCCGGGGGCACCGACACGACGAAGCTGGCGGAGGCCGCGCGCGCCGAGGGCGTCGTCATCGAACCAGGCGACGTATTCGCGATGAACCCCGATGCGACGCGGCATTGCTTCCGTCTCGGCTTCTCGTCGATCCGGACCGACCGGATTGCCGCAGGCATCGCCAAGCTCGGCGAGGTCCTTGCGCGGAACGGCTAG
- a CDS encoding sulfite exporter TauE/SafE family protein: protein MQEMVVAIRDVAASALPTPAIVSTAAVSIFAAALVRGFTGFGFALMAVPLLGLFMPPTQSVPVAVCLQLLIGLSDFPRASRVCDWLSLRWLIVGGVLGSPVGALVLSVVSAPVARLCIALITVGAVVVVINGGFRLATAPSRGITTLVGLGAGLFNGLAAMPGPPVIVYYASGPFSRVAARSSMMVFFLVSSIAALVSTAMLGLLDLGTLVLTVLGVPIMLLGTWLGDIGFHRGSDALHRRVSIVSLAAVALGSALKGLSDLL, encoded by the coding sequence ATGCAGGAGATGGTTGTCGCGATCCGCGATGTCGCCGCGTCGGCGCTGCCCACGCCGGCCATCGTGTCGACTGCGGCGGTGTCGATCTTTGCGGCGGCCCTGGTGCGAGGTTTCACCGGCTTCGGCTTTGCGCTGATGGCGGTGCCGCTGCTCGGGCTGTTCATGCCGCCGACGCAATCGGTGCCGGTCGCAGTCTGTCTTCAGCTCCTGATCGGATTGAGTGACTTTCCGCGCGCCTCGCGCGTCTGCGATTGGCTGTCATTGCGGTGGCTGATCGTCGGCGGCGTCCTCGGCTCGCCGGTCGGTGCGCTGGTCCTGAGCGTCGTCTCCGCACCGGTCGCGCGTCTTTGCATCGCGCTGATCACCGTCGGTGCAGTGGTGGTTGTGATCAATGGCGGCTTCCGCCTTGCCACCGCGCCGTCGCGGGGCATCACGACGCTGGTTGGCCTGGGCGCCGGCCTCTTCAACGGCCTGGCGGCGATGCCGGGGCCGCCTGTCATCGTCTATTACGCGTCGGGTCCGTTCAGCCGGGTCGCGGCGCGGTCATCGATGATGGTGTTCTTCCTGGTCTCGTCGATTGCCGCGCTGGTCAGCACCGCGATGCTCGGTCTGTTGGACCTCGGCACGCTCGTGCTGACCGTGCTTGGCGTGCCGATCATGCTGCTTGGCACTTGGCTCGGAGATATCGGCTTTCATCGCGGCAGCGACGCGCTGCATCGCCGCGTCTCGATCGTCAGCCTCGCCGCAGTCGCGCTCGGCAGCGCGCTCAAGGGCTTGAGCGATCTGCTCTAG
- a CDS encoding ABC transporter permease: MDASTPTVALPVELPTISAASPWRAALRQFLKSPSGMAGACLLVLIILGTLIGPLLHPVDPLDLVGAPFSSPDADALLGTDYLGRDVLAGLIHGGRATLAVGAVAALITIAIGLVVGAFGGYFGGAIDAVLVKITEFFQILPPLLFAMVLVTLFGPKLSTITLSIGAVSWTSVARLTRAEFMRLRDLDFVKASRAAGASNAHLMLRVLLPNALPAVIVSATLAIGVAILFEGGLSFLGLGDPNVMSWGLMLGQNRNYILDAWWAVMFPGAAIFLAVLAISLVGDGINDAINPRLRRRS, from the coding sequence ATGGATGCATCCACGCCGACCGTCGCCTTGCCGGTCGAGCTGCCGACGATCAGCGCGGCCTCACCCTGGCGCGCCGCGTTGCGGCAGTTCCTGAAGAGCCCATCCGGCATGGCCGGGGCCTGCCTGCTGGTCTTGATCATCTTGGGGACGCTGATCGGACCGCTGCTCCATCCGGTCGACCCGCTCGATCTCGTCGGTGCGCCTTTCTCGTCGCCCGATGCAGACGCCTTGCTCGGCACCGATTATCTTGGGCGCGACGTCCTGGCCGGGCTGATCCATGGCGGCCGCGCGACGCTTGCGGTCGGCGCGGTCGCCGCCCTGATCACCATTGCGATCGGTCTCGTGGTCGGCGCATTCGGCGGTTATTTCGGCGGCGCCATCGATGCCGTGCTGGTGAAGATCACCGAATTCTTCCAGATCCTGCCGCCGCTCTTGTTTGCCATGGTGCTCGTCACGCTGTTCGGGCCGAAGCTTTCGACCATTACGCTGTCGATCGGCGCGGTGAGCTGGACGTCGGTGGCGCGGCTGACGCGGGCCGAGTTCATGCGGCTGCGCGATCTCGATTTCGTCAAGGCCTCGCGGGCGGCCGGCGCCAGCAATGCGCATCTGATGCTGCGTGTGCTGCTGCCGAACGCCCTGCCGGCCGTGATCGTCTCGGCGACGCTCGCCATCGGCGTCGCCATCCTGTTCGAGGGCGGCCTCAGCTTTCTCGGGCTCGGCGATCCCAACGTGATGAGCTGGGGTCTCATGCTCGGGCAGAACCGCAACTACATTCTCGATGCCTGGTGGGCGGTGATGTTTCCGGGGGCGGCGATCTTCCTGGCGGTGCTCGCGATCAGCCTTGTCGGCGACGGGATCAACGACGCCATCAACCCGCGCCTGCGGCGGAGGTCGTGA